The following proteins are encoded in a genomic region of Neovison vison isolate M4711 chromosome 12, ASM_NN_V1, whole genome shotgun sequence:
- the SUV39H2 gene encoding histone-lysine N-methyltransferase SUV39H2 isoform X2: MAAAGVEARGAWCVPCLVSLDTLQELCRKEKLTCKSIGITKRNLNNYEVEYLCDYKVVKDMEYYLVKWKGWPDSTNTWEPLQNLKCPLLLQQFSNDKHNYLSQVNKGKAISLKDNNKALKPAIAEYIVKKAKQRIALQRWQDELNRRKNHKGMIFVENTVDLEGPPSDFYYINEYKPAPGISLVNEATFGCSCTDCFFEKCCPAEAGVLLAYNKNQQIKIPPGTPIYECNSRCQCGPDCPNRIVQKGTQYSLCIFRTSNGCGWGVKTLVKIKRMSFVMEYVGEVITSEEAERRGQLYDNKGITYLFDLDYESDEFTVDAARYGNVSHFVNHSCDPNLQVFNVFIDNLDTRLPRIALFSTRTIYAGEELTFDYQMKGSGDISSDSVDHSPAKKRVRTVCKCGAVTCRVKPQSGKNVFSSLIAAFVIMVSNIKVSAASKSGFQYS; encoded by the exons ATGGCGGCGGCGGGGGTCGAGGCGCGAGGAG CTTGGTGTGTGCCTTGCCTAGTTTCACTTGATACTCTTCAGGAATtatgtagaaaagaaaaactcacatGTAAATCGATTGGAATCACCAAAAGGAATCTAAACAATTATGAGGTGGAATACTTGTGTGACTACAAGGTAGTAAAG gaTATGGAATATTATCTTGTAAAATGGAAAGGATGGCCAGATTCTACAAATACTTGGGAACCTTTGCAAAATCTCAAGTGCCCATTACTACTTCAGCAGTTCTCTAATGACAAGCATAATTATTTATCTCAGGTAAACAAAGGCAAAGCAATATCTCTAAAAGACAATAACAAAGCTTTGAAACCTGCCATTGCTGAGTACATTGTAAAGAAGGCTAAACAAAGGATAGCTCTACAGAGATGGCAAGATGAACtcaacagaagaaagaatcataAAGGAATGATTTTTGTTGAAAACACTGTTGACTTAGAGGGCCCACCTTCAGACTTCTACTACATTAATGAATACAAACCAGCTCCTGGAATCAGCTTAGTCAATGAAGCGACCTTTGGTTGTTCATGTACAGATTGCTTCTTTGAGAAATGTTGTCCTGCTGAAGCTGGAGTTCTTTTGGCTTATAATAAAAACCAGCAAATCAAAatcccacctggtacccccattTATGAATGCAACTCAAGGTGTCAGTGTGGACCTGATTGTCCCAATAGGATTGTACAAAAAGGCACCCAGTATTCACTTTGCATCTTTCGAACTAGCAATGGTTGTGGCTGGGGTGTAAAAACCCTTGTGAAGATTAAAAGGATGAGTTTTGTCATGGAATATGTTGGAGAG gtaatCACaagtgaagaagcagaaagacGGGGGCAGTTATATGACAACAAGGGAATCACATATCTCTTTGATCTGGATTATGAATCTGATGAATTCACAGTGGATGCAGCCCGATATGGAAATGTCTCTCATTTTGTGAATCACAGT TGTGACCCAAATCTTCAGGTTTTCAATGTTTTCATCGACAACCTTGACACCCGTCTTCCCCGAATAGCATTATTTTCCACAAGAACCATATATGCTGGAGAAGAGCTCACTTTTGATTATCAAATGAAAG GTTCTGGAGATATATCTTCAGATTCTGTTGACCACAGCCCAGCCAAAAAGAGGGTCAGAACTGTGTGCAAGTGTGGAGCTGTGACTTGCAGAG TAAAACCTCAGTcgggaaaaaatgtgttttcatctCTCATTGCGGCATTTGTAATCATGGTGTCCAACATAAAGGTAAGCGCAGCAAGTAAATCTGGCTTTCAGTATTCCTAA
- the SUV39H2 gene encoding histone-lysine N-methyltransferase SUV39H2 isoform X1: MAAAGVEARGGEGWRAALFNIPRSPGKLPRPRKRGRDPWGRQSATRRNAAFHSADTLTPKGTPRASPFPRSLTLLTARPARSPQSPPAPGFRGARSARPAPRSAVSRSAEVPWPGPRCPLGRRPLPAWSPCGGIWAAAAAPAWCVPCLVSLDTLQELCRKEKLTCKSIGITKRNLNNYEVEYLCDYKVVKDMEYYLVKWKGWPDSTNTWEPLQNLKCPLLLQQFSNDKHNYLSQVNKGKAISLKDNNKALKPAIAEYIVKKAKQRIALQRWQDELNRRKNHKGMIFVENTVDLEGPPSDFYYINEYKPAPGISLVNEATFGCSCTDCFFEKCCPAEAGVLLAYNKNQQIKIPPGTPIYECNSRCQCGPDCPNRIVQKGTQYSLCIFRTSNGCGWGVKTLVKIKRMSFVMEYVGEVITSEEAERRGQLYDNKGITYLFDLDYESDEFTVDAARYGNVSHFVNHSCDPNLQVFNVFIDNLDTRLPRIALFSTRTIYAGEELTFDYQMKGSGDISSDSVDHSPAKKRVRTVCKCGAVTCRVKPQSGKNVFSSLIAAFVIMVSNIKVSAASKSGFQYS; the protein is encoded by the exons ATGGCGGCGGCGGGGGTCGAGGCGCGAGGAGGTGAGGGCTGGAGAGCGGCACTCTTCAATATCCCCCGTTCTCCAGGCAAACTCCCAAGGCCCAGGAAGCGGGGCCGGGATCCGTGGGGCCGCCAGAGCGCGACGCGGCGAAACGCCGCCTTCcactctgctgacaccttgacccCTAAAGGCACCCCGCGGGCTTCACCCTTCCCCCGGTCCCTGACCCTTCTCACGGCACGGCCCGCTCGCTCCCCGCAGTCTCCTCCTGCGCCTGGCTTCCGCGGGGCCCGGTCCGCGCGCCCTGCTCCGAGGTCGGCTGTCTCACGCTCCGCGGAGGTCCCGTGGCCCGGCCCCCGCTGCCCGTTGGGCCGGAGGCCCCTCCCCGCCTGGTCGCCGTGTGGAGGTATTTGGGCGGCCGCCGCGGCTCCTG CTTGGTGTGTGCCTTGCCTAGTTTCACTTGATACTCTTCAGGAATtatgtagaaaagaaaaactcacatGTAAATCGATTGGAATCACCAAAAGGAATCTAAACAATTATGAGGTGGAATACTTGTGTGACTACAAGGTAGTAAAG gaTATGGAATATTATCTTGTAAAATGGAAAGGATGGCCAGATTCTACAAATACTTGGGAACCTTTGCAAAATCTCAAGTGCCCATTACTACTTCAGCAGTTCTCTAATGACAAGCATAATTATTTATCTCAGGTAAACAAAGGCAAAGCAATATCTCTAAAAGACAATAACAAAGCTTTGAAACCTGCCATTGCTGAGTACATTGTAAAGAAGGCTAAACAAAGGATAGCTCTACAGAGATGGCAAGATGAACtcaacagaagaaagaatcataAAGGAATGATTTTTGTTGAAAACACTGTTGACTTAGAGGGCCCACCTTCAGACTTCTACTACATTAATGAATACAAACCAGCTCCTGGAATCAGCTTAGTCAATGAAGCGACCTTTGGTTGTTCATGTACAGATTGCTTCTTTGAGAAATGTTGTCCTGCTGAAGCTGGAGTTCTTTTGGCTTATAATAAAAACCAGCAAATCAAAatcccacctggtacccccattTATGAATGCAACTCAAGGTGTCAGTGTGGACCTGATTGTCCCAATAGGATTGTACAAAAAGGCACCCAGTATTCACTTTGCATCTTTCGAACTAGCAATGGTTGTGGCTGGGGTGTAAAAACCCTTGTGAAGATTAAAAGGATGAGTTTTGTCATGGAATATGTTGGAGAG gtaatCACaagtgaagaagcagaaagacGGGGGCAGTTATATGACAACAAGGGAATCACATATCTCTTTGATCTGGATTATGAATCTGATGAATTCACAGTGGATGCAGCCCGATATGGAAATGTCTCTCATTTTGTGAATCACAGT TGTGACCCAAATCTTCAGGTTTTCAATGTTTTCATCGACAACCTTGACACCCGTCTTCCCCGAATAGCATTATTTTCCACAAGAACCATATATGCTGGAGAAGAGCTCACTTTTGATTATCAAATGAAAG GTTCTGGAGATATATCTTCAGATTCTGTTGACCACAGCCCAGCCAAAAAGAGGGTCAGAACTGTGTGCAAGTGTGGAGCTGTGACTTGCAGAG TAAAACCTCAGTcgggaaaaaatgtgttttcatctCTCATTGCGGCATTTGTAATCATGGTGTCCAACATAAAGGTAAGCGCAGCAAGTAAATCTGGCTTTCAGTATTCCTAA
- the SUV39H2 gene encoding histone-lysine N-methyltransferase SUV39H2 isoform X3, translating into MAAAGVEARGAWCVPCLVSLDTLQELCRKEKLTCKSIGITKRNLNNYEVEYLCDYKVVKDMEYYLVKWKGWPDSTNTWEPLQNLKCPLLLQQFSNDKHNYLSQVITSEEAERRGQLYDNKGITYLFDLDYESDEFTVDAARYGNVSHFVNHSCDPNLQVFNVFIDNLDTRLPRIALFSTRTIYAGEELTFDYQMKGSGDISSDSVDHSPAKKRVRTVCKCGAVTCRGYLN; encoded by the exons ATGGCGGCGGCGGGGGTCGAGGCGCGAGGAG CTTGGTGTGTGCCTTGCCTAGTTTCACTTGATACTCTTCAGGAATtatgtagaaaagaaaaactcacatGTAAATCGATTGGAATCACCAAAAGGAATCTAAACAATTATGAGGTGGAATACTTGTGTGACTACAAGGTAGTAAAG gaTATGGAATATTATCTTGTAAAATGGAAAGGATGGCCAGATTCTACAAATACTTGGGAACCTTTGCAAAATCTCAAGTGCCCATTACTACTTCAGCAGTTCTCTAATGACAAGCATAATTATTTATCTCAG gtaatCACaagtgaagaagcagaaagacGGGGGCAGTTATATGACAACAAGGGAATCACATATCTCTTTGATCTGGATTATGAATCTGATGAATTCACAGTGGATGCAGCCCGATATGGAAATGTCTCTCATTTTGTGAATCACAGT TGTGACCCAAATCTTCAGGTTTTCAATGTTTTCATCGACAACCTTGACACCCGTCTTCCCCGAATAGCATTATTTTCCACAAGAACCATATATGCTGGAGAAGAGCTCACTTTTGATTATCAAATGAAAG GTTCTGGAGATATATCTTCAGATTCTGTTGACCACAGCCCAGCCAAAAAGAGGGTCAGAACTGTGTGCAAGTGTGGAGCTGTGACTTGCAGAGGTTACCTCAACTGA